In one window of Pagrus major chromosome 12, Pma_NU_1.0 DNA:
- the trim69 gene encoding E3 ubiquitin-protein ligase TRIM69, producing the protein MSKNQKEVKKISSVYLQNLEKLNQGIKPDKKSWKAKEGEFAVQTAMEKLRQPPIAGKVTKSSAHTHRISRDLTCSICLDLFKQPVSLPCDHTFCQACIEGYWTGPRGPGQGGSGSCPQCRKVYPGQSYRPNRIVANIVESYCQGLEESGTAPCLPDVGATERAPAPVPRCSRHREELKLYCEEDQELVCLVCGLSQEHRNHTMVCVQEAEQKYRASLNSSMDSLKAELNTALQYDREAEEEVKKLKEHTADLKQRIEAQFSDLHQFLYQEEKLLQVKLKTEERRELIRLDEHKALLCVEISRLQRAVHEIEDKLKEQDPFTLLRSIKVLLQRPSLKFEKPAFTPPSLCEGRFAGPLQYRVWKSMKGSIYPVPAAITFNSSTANPWLSLTSSLTCVRYQTFNHTVQDNPYRFNAALSLLGSQGFTHGRHYWEIEVYSSTVWTVGVARESVPRKGVIKALPANGFWTLSLSYGIQYMAGTSPPKVLSLEEPLARIGVYLDYKRGLVSFYNAESMTHLYTFRETFRETLYPYFNLGFLDKVHENEPLKVFLPKI; encoded by the exons ATGAGCAAGAATCAGAAAGAAGTGAAGAAAATCAGTTCAGTTTATCTGCAGAACTTGGAGAAGCTAAACCAGGGGATAAAGCCAGACAAGAAAAGTTGGAAAGCAAAGGAAGGAGAGTTTGCTGTGCAAACAGCGATGGAAAAGCTGCGGCAGCCTCCCATAGCTGGAAAAGTAACCAAAagctcagcacacacacacagaatcagcAGAGATCTCACCTGCTCCATCTGCTTGGATCTTTTCAAGCAGCCGGTGTCTTTGCCCTGCGATCACACCTTCTGCCAGGCGTGCATTGAGGGTTACTGGACCGGTCCCCGGGGCCCCGGGCAGGGAGGCTCAGGCTCTTGCCCTCAGTGTCGGAAGGTGTACCCCGGACAAAGCTACAGGCCCAACCGCATCGTTGCCAACATAGTGGAGAGCTACTGTCAGGGTCTGGAGGAGAGTGGGACTGCACCCTGCCTGCCAGATGTTGGGGCGACAGAGAGGGCTCCTGCTCCGGTGCCACgctgcagcagacacagagaggagctgaAGCTTTACTGCGAGGAGGACCAGGAGCTGGTGTGTCTGGTGTGTGGTCTGTCCCAGGAGCACAGAAATCATACCATGGTGTGTGTCCAGGAGGCTGAGCAGAAGTACAGG GCGTCTCTGAACAGCTCCATGGATTCCCTCAAAGCTGAGCTCAACACAGCGCTGCAGTATGACagggaagcagaggaagaggttAAAAAGCTGAAG GAGCACACTGCTGACCTCAAGCAGCGCATCGAGGCCCAGTTCAGCGACCTGCACCAGTTCCTGTACcaggaggagaagctgctgcaggtgaagcTGAAGACGGAGGAGCGCAGAGAGCTGATCCGCCTGGACGAGCACAAGGCCCTGCTGTGCGTGGAGATCTCCCGCCTGCAGAGAGCCGTCCACGAGATAGAGGACAAGCTGAAGGAGCAGGACCCGTTCACTCTGCTGCGG AGCATCAAAGTCCTCCTCCAGAG GCCTTCGCTGAAGTTTGAGAAACCTGCGTTCACACCACCCAGTCTGTGCGAGGGTCGGTTTGCGGGGCCCCTGCAGTACAGAGTGTGGAAATCCATGAAAGGAAGCATTTATCCAG TTCCAGCAGCCATCACGTTTAACTCCAGCACTGCCAACCCATGGCTCAGCCTTACCTCCTCCCTCACCTGTGTTCGCTACCAGACCTTTAACCACACCGTGCAGGACAACCCTTACAGGTTCAACGCTGCCCTGTCACTGCTGGGGAGCCAGGGCTTCACCCATGGACGCCACTACTGGGAGATCGAAGTCTACAGCAGCACAGTGTGGACTGTGGGAGTGGCGCGAGAGTCGGTGCCCAGAAAGGGAGTCATCAAAGCCCTCCCAGCCAACGGCTTCTGGACTCTGTCCCTCTCTTATGGGATACAGTATATGGCTGGCACGTCACCCCCAAAGGTCCTGTCCCTGGAGGAGCCGCTGGCTCGGATCGGAGTGTACCTGGACTACAAGAGGGGCCTGGTGTCCTTTTACAATGCAGAGAGCATGACACACCTCTACACCTTCAGGGAGACCTTCAGGGAGACACTGTACCCTTACTTTAACTTGGGCTTTCTGGATAAAGTGCATGAGAATGAGCCTCTCAAAGTTTTCTTACCTAAGATTTAA
- the LOC141006431 gene encoding bone morphogenetic protein 1-like isoform X1 — translation MEVAPACLFLLCVCLLGSLAADWEFVDTNFTYLDDVIDYKDPCKAAAFLGDIALDEDDLRMFKNVHSSDSAQHSLQINHTDSVNGSSSNGSVRRTRAADRQTLRRWRRAATSRPERVWPDGIIPYVISGNFTGSQRAIFRQAMRHWEKHTCVTFTERTTEESYIVFTYRPCGCCSYVGRRGGGPQAISIGKNCDKFGIVVHELGHVIGFWHEHTRPDRDEHVSIIRDNIQPGQEYNFLKMEPGEVDSLGEVYDFGSIMHYARNTFSRGVFLDTILPRYDVNGVRPPIGQRTKLSKGDIAQARKLYKCARCGDSLQESAGNFSSPGFPNGYSAYAHCVWKISVTPGEKIVLNFTSMDLFRSHLCWYDHVEVRDGFWRKAPLKGRFCGDTLPDPMISTDSQLWIEFRSSSSWVGKGFSAVYEAICGGEVKRDSGQIQSPNYPDDYQSNKVCVWKITVAEGFDVGLSFQSFEIERHDSCAYDYVEVRDGSSESSPLLGRFCGYDKPDDIKSSSNRLWLKFVSDGSVNKAGFAANFFKEMDECSRPDNGQCEQRCMNTLGSYRCACDPGYELAADRRSCETAACGGFITKLNGSLTTPGWPKEYPPNKNCVWQLVAPIQYRITLVFDVFETEGNDVCKYDYVEVRSGLSSDSKLHGKFCGAEKPEVITSQHNNMRIEFKSDNTVAKRGFKAHFFSDIDECSKENGGCQHECVNTFGSYSCQCRSGFMLHDNKHDCKEAGCDHVVNSVSGTISSPNWPDRYPSKKACTWILSTTPGHRIKLVFNEIDMEAHLECAYDHLEIYDGRDVRVPTLGRFCGTKKPSPVVSSGNKMFLRFFSDNSVQKRGFEVTYGAECGGSLKAEVKTKDLYSHAQFGDNNYPGGSDCLWVVSAEKGYGVEIIFQVFEIEEEADCGYDYVELYDGADIKSPRLGRYCGSGAPEEVYSAGDAILLKFHSDDSINKKGFHVRYTSTKFQDTLHASK, via the exons ATGGAAGTCGCTCCTGCATGTTTGTTCCTGCTGTGCGTCTGTCTGCTCGGTTCTCTGGCGGCTGATTGGGAGTTTGTGGACACTAATTTCACCTACCTCGATGATGTAATCGACTACAAGGATCCCTGTAAAGCTG CTGCCTTTTTGGGAGACATTGCCCTCGATGAAGACGACCTCCGCATGTTCAAAAACGTCCACAGCAGTGATAGTGCACAGCACTCTCTCCAGATCAACCACACAGACTCAG TTAATGGCTCCTCTTCCAACGGGAGTGTCAGGAGGAcgagagcagcagacagacagacgctcCGTCGTTGGAGGAGAGCAGCCACCTCCAGACCTGAGCGAGTGTGGCCGGATGGCATCATCCCGTATGTGATCAGTGGGAATTTCACTG GCAGCCAGCGAGCCATTTTCCGTCAGGCGATGCGTCACTGGGAGAAACACACTTGTGTAACATTCACAGAGAGGACGACTGAAGAAAGctacattgttttcacataccGACCCTGTGG GTGTTGCTCCTACGTGGGGAGGAGAGGTGGCGGCCCTCAGGCTATCTCCATAGGAAAAAACTGTGATAAGTTTGGCATTGTGGTCCATGAACTAGGCCACGTGATCGGCTTCTGGCATGAACACACGCGTCCAGACCGCGATGAGCATGTAAGCATCATCAGAGACAACATCCAACCAG GACAGGAGTATAACTTCCTGAAGATGGAGCCAGGCGAGGTCGACTCACTCGGGGAGGTGTACGACTTTGGCAGCATCATGCATTATGCGAGGAATACGTTTTCCAG AGGCGTCTTCTTAGACACCATCTTGCCCCGTTATGATGTCAATGGAGTCAGGCCACCTATCGGACAGAGGACCAAGCTCAGCAAAGGGGATATTGCACAAGCCCGCAAACTCTACAAGTGTGCAA GATGTGGGGACAGCCTGCAGGAGAGTGCTGGAAACTTCTCCTCTCCTGGTTTTCCCAACGGCTACTCAGCGTACGCTCATTGTGTCTGGAAGATTTCTGTCACTCCTGGAGAGAAG ATTGTTCTGAATTTTACCTCGATGGACCTCTTCAGGAGTCACTTGTGTTGGTACGACCACGTGGAGGTCCGAGACGGGTTCTGGAGAAAAGCTCCCCTGAAAG GCCGTTTCTGTGGAGACACACTTCCAGATCCAATGATCTCAACTGACAGCCAGCTGTGGATTGAGttcagaagcagcagcagctgggtgGGCAAAGGCTTTTCAGCAGTCTACGAAG CCATCTGTGGAGGAGAGGTGAAGCGAGACAGCGGACAGATCCAGTCACCCAATTACCCCGATGACTACCAGTccaacaaagtgtgtgtgtggaaaatcACAGTCGCGGAAGGTTTCGATGTTGGCCTCTCCTTCCAGTCATTTGAG ATTGAGAGACATGACAGCTGTGCCTACGACTACGTGGAGGTGAGGGACGGCAGTTCGGAGAGCAGCCCGCTGCTGGGCCGTTTCTGTGGCTACGACAAACCAGACGACATCAAAAGCAGCTCCAACCGGCTCTGGCTCAAGTTCGTATCTGATGGATCGGTCAACAAAGCTGGGTTTGCAGCTAACTTCTTTAAAG AGATGGACGAGTGCTCCCGACCTGACAACGGTCAGTGCGAGCAGCGCTGCATGAACACGCTGGGCAGCTACAGATGTGCGTGTGATCCTGGATATGAGCTGGCAGCTGACAGACGCAGCTGTGAGA CAGCTGCCTGTGGTGGGTTCATCACCAAGCTGAACGGCTCCCTCACCACCCCTGGCTGGCCCAAAGAATACCCTCCCAACAAGAACTGTGTGTGGCAGCTGGTGGCGCCCATTCAGTACCGCATCACTCTGGTGTTTGACGTGTTCGAGACCGAAGGAAACGAT GTGTGTAAATATGATTATGTGGAGGTGCGCAGCGGGTTGAGTTCGGACTCAAAGCTTCATGGGAAGTTCTGCGGAGCTGAGAAACCCGAGGTCATCACCTcccaacacaacaacatgaggATTGAGTTCAAGTCTGACAACACCGTCGCCAAGAGGGGCTTCAAGGCTCACTTCTTCTCTG ATATAGACGAGTGCTCCAAAGAAAACGGAGGCTGCCAGCATGAGTGTGTGAACACCTTCGGAAGCTACAGCTGTCAGTGCCGCAGTGGCTTCATGTTGCATGATAACAAGCACGACTGCAAGGAAG cgGGCTGTGATCATGTTGTCAACAGTGTGTCAGGGACAATAAGCAGCCCCAACTGGCCTGATAGATACCCCAGCAAGAAGGCCTGCACCTGGATTCTGTCCACCACACCGGGCCATCGTATCAAActg GTTTTCAACGAGATCGATATGGAGGCTCATCTGGAGTGTGCTTACGACCATCTGGAGATCTACGACGGGCGAGACGTGCGTGTCCCAACTCTCGGACGCTTTTGTGGCACCAAAAAACCCTCTCCGGTCGTCTCCAGTGGCAACAAAATGTTCCTGCGTTTTTTCTCAGACAACTCAGTGCAGAAGAGAGGCTTCGAGGTTACTTATGGAGCAG AATGTGGAGGAAGCCTGAAAGCCGAGGTCAAGACAAAAGATCTCTACTCTCATGCCCAGTTTGGAGATAACAACTACCCCGGTGGCTCCGACTGTCTGTGGGTGGTCTCTGCTGAGAAGGGTTACGGAGTGGAGATCATCTTCCAAGTGTTTGAGATCGAGGAGGAGGCAGACTGCGGGTATGATTACGTGGAGCTGTACGACGGCGCTGACATCAAGTCTCCGAGGCTGGGGCGATACTGCGGATCTGGG GCCCCAGAGGAGGTCTACTCAGCTGGAGATGCCATACTTTTAAAGTTTCACTCAGATGACAGCATCAATAAAAAAGGCTTTCATGTACGCTACACAAGCACAAAGTTCCAGGACACGTTACACGCAAGCAAGTGA
- the LOC141006431 gene encoding bone morphogenetic protein 1-like isoform X2 yields the protein MEVAPACLFLLCVCLLGSLAADWEFVDTNFTYLDDVIDYKDPCKAAAFLGDIALDEDDLRMFKNVHSSDSAQHSLQINHTDSVNGSSSNGSVRRTRAADRQTLRRWRRAATSRPERVWPDGIIPYVISGNFTGSQRAIFRQAMRHWEKHTCVTFTERTTEESYIVFTYRPCGCCSYVGRRGGGPQAISIGKNCDKFGIVVHELGHVIGFWHEHTRPDRDEHVSIIRDNIQPGQEYNFLKMEPGEVDSLGEVYDFGSIMHYARNTFSRGVFLDTILPRYDVNGVRPPIGQRTKLSKGDIAQARKLYKCARCGDSLQESAGNFSSPGFPNGYSAYAHCVWKISVTPGEKIVLNFTSMDLFRSHLCWYDHVEVRDGFWRKAPLKGRFCGDTLPDPMISTDSQLWIEFRSSSSWVGKGFSAVYEAICGGEVKRDSGQIQSPNYPDDYQSNKVCVWKITVAEGFDVGLSFQSFEIERHDSCAYDYVEVRDGSSESSPLLGRFCGYDKPDDIKSSSNRLWLKFVSDGSVNKAGFAANFFKEMDECSRPDNGQCEQRCMNTLGSYRCACDPGYELAADRRSCETACGGFITKLNGSLTTPGWPKEYPPNKNCVWQLVAPIQYRITLVFDVFETEGNDVCKYDYVEVRSGLSSDSKLHGKFCGAEKPEVITSQHNNMRIEFKSDNTVAKRGFKAHFFSDIDECSKENGGCQHECVNTFGSYSCQCRSGFMLHDNKHDCKEAGCDHVVNSVSGTISSPNWPDRYPSKKACTWILSTTPGHRIKLVFNEIDMEAHLECAYDHLEIYDGRDVRVPTLGRFCGTKKPSPVVSSGNKMFLRFFSDNSVQKRGFEVTYGAECGGSLKAEVKTKDLYSHAQFGDNNYPGGSDCLWVVSAEKGYGVEIIFQVFEIEEEADCGYDYVELYDGADIKSPRLGRYCGSGAPEEVYSAGDAILLKFHSDDSINKKGFHVRYTSTKFQDTLHASK from the exons ATGGAAGTCGCTCCTGCATGTTTGTTCCTGCTGTGCGTCTGTCTGCTCGGTTCTCTGGCGGCTGATTGGGAGTTTGTGGACACTAATTTCACCTACCTCGATGATGTAATCGACTACAAGGATCCCTGTAAAGCTG CTGCCTTTTTGGGAGACATTGCCCTCGATGAAGACGACCTCCGCATGTTCAAAAACGTCCACAGCAGTGATAGTGCACAGCACTCTCTCCAGATCAACCACACAGACTCAG TTAATGGCTCCTCTTCCAACGGGAGTGTCAGGAGGAcgagagcagcagacagacagacgctcCGTCGTTGGAGGAGAGCAGCCACCTCCAGACCTGAGCGAGTGTGGCCGGATGGCATCATCCCGTATGTGATCAGTGGGAATTTCACTG GCAGCCAGCGAGCCATTTTCCGTCAGGCGATGCGTCACTGGGAGAAACACACTTGTGTAACATTCACAGAGAGGACGACTGAAGAAAGctacattgttttcacataccGACCCTGTGG GTGTTGCTCCTACGTGGGGAGGAGAGGTGGCGGCCCTCAGGCTATCTCCATAGGAAAAAACTGTGATAAGTTTGGCATTGTGGTCCATGAACTAGGCCACGTGATCGGCTTCTGGCATGAACACACGCGTCCAGACCGCGATGAGCATGTAAGCATCATCAGAGACAACATCCAACCAG GACAGGAGTATAACTTCCTGAAGATGGAGCCAGGCGAGGTCGACTCACTCGGGGAGGTGTACGACTTTGGCAGCATCATGCATTATGCGAGGAATACGTTTTCCAG AGGCGTCTTCTTAGACACCATCTTGCCCCGTTATGATGTCAATGGAGTCAGGCCACCTATCGGACAGAGGACCAAGCTCAGCAAAGGGGATATTGCACAAGCCCGCAAACTCTACAAGTGTGCAA GATGTGGGGACAGCCTGCAGGAGAGTGCTGGAAACTTCTCCTCTCCTGGTTTTCCCAACGGCTACTCAGCGTACGCTCATTGTGTCTGGAAGATTTCTGTCACTCCTGGAGAGAAG ATTGTTCTGAATTTTACCTCGATGGACCTCTTCAGGAGTCACTTGTGTTGGTACGACCACGTGGAGGTCCGAGACGGGTTCTGGAGAAAAGCTCCCCTGAAAG GCCGTTTCTGTGGAGACACACTTCCAGATCCAATGATCTCAACTGACAGCCAGCTGTGGATTGAGttcagaagcagcagcagctgggtgGGCAAAGGCTTTTCAGCAGTCTACGAAG CCATCTGTGGAGGAGAGGTGAAGCGAGACAGCGGACAGATCCAGTCACCCAATTACCCCGATGACTACCAGTccaacaaagtgtgtgtgtggaaaatcACAGTCGCGGAAGGTTTCGATGTTGGCCTCTCCTTCCAGTCATTTGAG ATTGAGAGACATGACAGCTGTGCCTACGACTACGTGGAGGTGAGGGACGGCAGTTCGGAGAGCAGCCCGCTGCTGGGCCGTTTCTGTGGCTACGACAAACCAGACGACATCAAAAGCAGCTCCAACCGGCTCTGGCTCAAGTTCGTATCTGATGGATCGGTCAACAAAGCTGGGTTTGCAGCTAACTTCTTTAAAG AGATGGACGAGTGCTCCCGACCTGACAACGGTCAGTGCGAGCAGCGCTGCATGAACACGCTGGGCAGCTACAGATGTGCGTGTGATCCTGGATATGAGCTGGCAGCTGACAGACGCAGCTGTGAGA CTGCCTGTGGTGGGTTCATCACCAAGCTGAACGGCTCCCTCACCACCCCTGGCTGGCCCAAAGAATACCCTCCCAACAAGAACTGTGTGTGGCAGCTGGTGGCGCCCATTCAGTACCGCATCACTCTGGTGTTTGACGTGTTCGAGACCGAAGGAAACGAT GTGTGTAAATATGATTATGTGGAGGTGCGCAGCGGGTTGAGTTCGGACTCAAAGCTTCATGGGAAGTTCTGCGGAGCTGAGAAACCCGAGGTCATCACCTcccaacacaacaacatgaggATTGAGTTCAAGTCTGACAACACCGTCGCCAAGAGGGGCTTCAAGGCTCACTTCTTCTCTG ATATAGACGAGTGCTCCAAAGAAAACGGAGGCTGCCAGCATGAGTGTGTGAACACCTTCGGAAGCTACAGCTGTCAGTGCCGCAGTGGCTTCATGTTGCATGATAACAAGCACGACTGCAAGGAAG cgGGCTGTGATCATGTTGTCAACAGTGTGTCAGGGACAATAAGCAGCCCCAACTGGCCTGATAGATACCCCAGCAAGAAGGCCTGCACCTGGATTCTGTCCACCACACCGGGCCATCGTATCAAActg GTTTTCAACGAGATCGATATGGAGGCTCATCTGGAGTGTGCTTACGACCATCTGGAGATCTACGACGGGCGAGACGTGCGTGTCCCAACTCTCGGACGCTTTTGTGGCACCAAAAAACCCTCTCCGGTCGTCTCCAGTGGCAACAAAATGTTCCTGCGTTTTTTCTCAGACAACTCAGTGCAGAAGAGAGGCTTCGAGGTTACTTATGGAGCAG AATGTGGAGGAAGCCTGAAAGCCGAGGTCAAGACAAAAGATCTCTACTCTCATGCCCAGTTTGGAGATAACAACTACCCCGGTGGCTCCGACTGTCTGTGGGTGGTCTCTGCTGAGAAGGGTTACGGAGTGGAGATCATCTTCCAAGTGTTTGAGATCGAGGAGGAGGCAGACTGCGGGTATGATTACGTGGAGCTGTACGACGGCGCTGACATCAAGTCTCCGAGGCTGGGGCGATACTGCGGATCTGGG GCCCCAGAGGAGGTCTACTCAGCTGGAGATGCCATACTTTTAAAGTTTCACTCAGATGACAGCATCAATAAAAAAGGCTTTCATGTACGCTACACAAGCACAAAGTTCCAGGACACGTTACACGCAAGCAAGTGA